The genomic segment GCGGGCAGCATAGCGCAGCCCCGCGCCGGGCAGGTGTCCCCGGTGACCCCCGCGCTTGACCCCCCGCCCCCCGGCGGGTACCTTGCCCCCATGCGCCGCCCGACCCCCCGGACCCCCTGAGGGCGGCCCCCGCGTTCCGGCCGCCCGCGCCCCCCCGCGAGGCGGAGTTTTTCTTTGAAGGAGGACCTATGCGCGTCGCCATTGTGGGAGCCACCGGAGCGGTCGGCCACGAACTTCTGCGGGTGCTGGAGAAAAGCACGCTGAACTTGGGCGACCTTCAACTCTACGCCAGCCCCCGCTCGGCGGGCAGCACCCTCACCTTCGCGGGGCGGGACCTCACCGTGCAGGCGACCCCGGAGGGAGCCATTGACGCCGACGTGATCCTGGCCTCGGCGGGCGGGTCTATCAGCAAGGCCCTCGCCCCGGCGTGGGTGGCGGGCGGGGCGGTCGTGATCGACAACTCCAGCGCCTTCCGCTATGACCCAGAGGTGCCGCTGGTAGTGCCCGAGGTCAACGGGGAGGCGGCCCTGCGGCACCAGGGCATCATCGCCAACCCCAACTGCACCACGGCCATCGCGGCCGTCGCGGTCGCGCCGCTGCACCGGGCCTTCGGGGTGCGCCGGATGATCGTCTCGACCTATCAGGCGACGAGTGGGGCCGGGCAAAAGGGCATGGAAGAGCTGCTGACCCAGACCCACATGGTCCTGCACGGCAAGGAGGCCGGGGCCGAGGTCTTCGCGCACCCCATCCCTTTCAACGTCATTCCGCAGATCGACAGCTTCGAGGACAACGGCTACACCCGCGAGGAGATGAAGGTGGTCTGGGAAACGCGCAAGATCATCGGGGACGAGTCCCTCCAGATCAGTTGCACCGCCGTCCGCATCCCCACCCTGCGCACCCACGCCGAGGCCATCACGCTGGAGCTGGAGCGCCCCGCGACCCCCGAGCAGGCCCGCGAGATTCTGCGGGCGGCGGCAGGCGTGGAGGTCCGCGACGACCCGGCGGGCAAGCTCTACCCCATGCCCCTGACCGCGACCGGCAAGTACGACGTGGAGGTGGGCCGCATCCGCTCCTCGCTGGTGTTCGACGGCGGGCTGGACCTGTTCGTGGCGGGAGACCAACTGCTCAAGGGCGCGGCGCTGAACGCCGTGCAGATCGCGGAATACCTGCAAGCGCAGGGAGCGCTGCGGGGTCGGGTCACGGGTTAGACCCGGCCCACCCAACCCCTCACTCCCCTGGGGCAGACTGGAGCCATGCGCTCCCCCTCCCCGCCCCCGCGCCGTCCCCGCTCCCCGGTGGGGGCGGCCCTGCTGCTGACTGCGCTGCTGGTGGGTGGCGTGTGGGCGCAGGAGGTCGTGGACCAGTTCGCGTTCGGGGGACGGCTGGACCTGTACGGCATCGTGCCGCGCGACCCCACGCGGCTGGAGAACGTGCTGGCCGCGCCGTTCCTGCACGGGGATTTCGCGCACCTGATCGCCAACACCGGGCCGCTGGCGGTGCTGGCCTTTATGGGGGCGCTGCGCGGGGTGGGGCGCTTCCTGGCGGCCAATGCCGTGATCATTGTGCTGGGCGGCGGGCTGGTGTGGCTGCTGGGGCGGGGCGGGAGCCTGCACCTGGGGGCCAGCCTGCTGGTGTTCGGGTACCTCGCCTACCTGCTGGGCGTGGGCTGGTGGGAGCGGACGCCGGGGGCGATCCTGGCGGCGCTGCTGGCCCTCTTCCTGTACGGCGGGGCGCTGTGGGGGGTGCTGCCCACCAATCCGCTGGTGTCGTGGG from the Deinococcus sp. NW-56 genome contains:
- a CDS encoding rhomboid family intramembrane serine protease; amino-acid sequence: MRSPSPPPRRPRSPVGAALLLTALLVGGVWAQEVVDQFAFGGRLDLYGIVPRDPTRLENVLAAPFLHGDFAHLIANTGPLAVLAFMGALRGVGRFLAANAVIIVLGGGLVWLLGRGGSLHLGASLLVFGYLAYLLGVGWWERTPGAILAALLALFLYGGALWGVLPTNPLVSWEAHLFGFVAGLVAAAGLHGRRPPAQVRSYPPPSRF
- a CDS encoding aspartate-semialdehyde dehydrogenase, with product MRVAIVGATGAVGHELLRVLEKSTLNLGDLQLYASPRSAGSTLTFAGRDLTVQATPEGAIDADVILASAGGSISKALAPAWVAGGAVVIDNSSAFRYDPEVPLVVPEVNGEAALRHQGIIANPNCTTAIAAVAVAPLHRAFGVRRMIVSTYQATSGAGQKGMEELLTQTHMVLHGKEAGAEVFAHPIPFNVIPQIDSFEDNGYTREEMKVVWETRKIIGDESLQISCTAVRIPTLRTHAEAITLELERPATPEQAREILRAAAGVEVRDDPAGKLYPMPLTATGKYDVEVGRIRSSLVFDGGLDLFVAGDQLLKGAALNAVQIAEYLQAQGALRGRVTG